AGGTCGCCGCCGAAAACCCGCCCAGAAACGCCAGAAGCGCCAGATCATCGCGCCCCAGATGCAGCGGCAGGGTCATCACGAACATATCGGGATTGGCGCCTTCGGGCATAAGCTGCATACCGATGGCCGCAATCGGCAGAACGAACAGGCTGATGGCGAACAGATAGGCCGGGAAGGCCCAGCTTGCCGTGGCCAGATGCTTGTCGTCCACATTTTCGACCACCAGCACCTGAAACATGCGCGGCAGGGTCAGGATCGCGATGGCCGAAAGCAAGATAAGCCCGGTCCAGCGCCCCGGCTGGATTTGCCATTCGGGCAGGGCTTGGGCGCTGATCCGGGCCAGCGCATCGGCCGGGCCACCCGCCACGCCCCAAACCACGAATATTCCCACGGCCAAAAGCGCTACCAGCTTGACCACGGCTTCCAGTGCGATGGCGGTCACGACCCCGTGGTGTTGTTCATTGGCATCTAGGTTGCGGGTGCCGAATACGATGGTGAAAAACGCCAGCCCCATCGCCACCCAAAGTGCGATCAACGAACGGTCACCCGCCACCGGGGCGCTGTCCAGATCGGTCGCGAAAACGGTAAAGGACTGCGCGATGGATTGCAGTTGCAGCGCGATATAGGGGGTGCCCGCCGAAATGCACAGCAAGGTCACGATCACACCCAGCAGGTTCGATTTGCCATAGCGCGACGAGATGAAGTCGGCGATGGATGTGACCCGGTTTTCCCGGCCAATGCGCACCAGTTTGCGCAGCATCACCCACCAGCCCACGAATACCAAAGTCGGGCCAAGGTAGATTGTCATAAATTCCAGCCCCGACCGCGCCGCATATCCGACCGCGCCGTAAAAGGTCCAGGCCGTGCAATAAACCGACAGCGACAGCGTGTAGACCAGCGGCGAGCGCAGCCAGCCCGCCCGACCTTCCTCGGCGCTGCGTTCGGCCACAGAGGCCACGGCAAACAGCAATGCCACATAGGCCAGACAGGTCAGAACAAGCAGATTGAAGGACATCGGCGCTAGTCCTTCCGGCCCGTGTCCATCGGGGGCTTCTCGGGCGGGTCAAAGGCCTTGCGCAAGCCGCGCGACATCAGCCATGTGCCAAGGATCAGCGCCAGCCAGACCGCGAACAGGTAGACCCATTCGCTGGCCGCAGAACTGGTTCCGGTTTCCGGATCTTCGCGCATCAGCGGCAGCAATAGCAGCACAAAGCCGAAAACCGGCAGGAAGCGCGCGGCATCCATCAAGCGGCGCAGACGGTAGCTGTCGCGCGCAAGGAACGGCAATGTGCGCGGCGGCTTCATGGGCCGATAATGTCTTGCAACGCCGCAACCACTTCGGAATTGGCGAATGGCTTGGTCATGAAGCAGGTCACCCCCAGCCGCGCGGCCAAATCGCGGTCGGCGCTTTGGCCCTTGGCGGTCAGCATCAGGACCGGCAGGTCACGGGTATGCGCAGCGGCACGCAAATGGCGCAGCACTTCGAACCCGTCCATGTCGGGCAGCATCAGGTCAAGGATCAGCGCATCGGGCGGGTCGGCGCGCAGGCGCGCCAGCGCTGCGGTGCCACCGGCCTCGACCTCGACCTGCCAACCATTGCGGGTCAGGATGAAACGGATCGCGTCAGAGATATTCGGCTCGTCCTCTATTACCAACACGCGCTTTTGCACCACAGGCCACCCCCTCCCGGTCCAAGGCCAGTTTCCGAATGGTGCCGCGTGCGCAAAGCGCACGCGGCGATCGGATGCGCGTGCGTCATCTCTCCTCCCGACGCTGCGCCGATACTTTATTCAGCATTATGACAATTCTGTCAAAGCCGCAGATGCCCCTACCCCCCTGTCGCCAAAATCGACGGCTCGCGCCGTGCAGCGCAGTCCAGTTGCGGGCAGGTCCGGCAACTGGCCCCCACGGCCAGAACCGAAGCGCCATCGGCCTGATCGGCCTCGGGCACCAGCAGCATCGTAGCGCGCAGCACCGGCGGCAGGTCCATCCGGGTCAGGCCATGCACACAGGCCACAGCAAAGGCGGTAAAGCGCCGCCCCGTGCGCCCCGCCGTCAAAAGCCTGGCGCGCAAGGGCACATGCGGCTGGCGCAGCGCCTGATACAACGGCCAAAGCGGGCAACCACCGCTGAAACGCGGATAGGGAAAGCCCTCGACCGGGCGGCGGAACAGCAAAGTCCCCGACATGTCACAAATCGCCAGCCCAAGCGGCGGCACGTCATGCGCGCGGGCCAGATCGGGCGGCAGATGCGCCAGTCTGCGCAACACAACATCCAGACCGCAGCCAAATTCGGCAGCCAGCAGGTCGGGGGCCACGCCATGCGTGCCAAGCGCCGTGTGCAGCGCGGCCCGTGGGACGGCCTGCGCATCGGCCTGCATTTGCACCAGCCACGCCATGGCAAGCTGTCGTGACGCGCCCGACGCAAGCTCAATCTGCCCGGACAGGTAGGCCTCGGCCCCATCCAGCGTGCTGCCCTCGATCAGCGGCGGATGATAGCCCTCGCGCGCAAGCCATGCCTCGACCTCTTCCTGAGGAGAGGCGATCCCGGTCTCTCCAGTCTTGGCGTTGTCGATGTAATTGACAAGCGCAACCGCCCCTTCGGCCAGCCGCCCCGAATCCGTCAGGATGTTGCGGTGAAAGCGGTCTTGCCATTCGGGGGCCAGCGCTTCGTCATCATTCAGGATCGCGGCGGTCGATTGCACCGATGTCACGGCAGAGATGATTTCGTGCAGCGCATCGGCAAGGTAGGGGTCATGGGTCATGCGGTCGCTTAGCTGCTCGACCACGCGCTCCAACCCCTCGACGCGGGCATGTGTGTCGGCCAGCACCTTGGCCCAGCCGGGAAAACGACCGATTAGATCGTCAATCCGCTCCAGCTCTCCCAACTCTGTGTCAGAGCGCAGCGCGGCGGCGCGCGCGCCCTCGACCAGTTGAGTGTCGCTATCCTCTACCAGCGCGTCAGAGGACACCCCCAGCGCCTGCGCCAGAGCACTGAGCAAGGGCGCGCTGACCTTGCGGCGGTTGTGTTCGATCAGGTTCAGATAGGACGGCGAGACACCGACCTCGCGCGCAAGGTCGGTCTGGCGTATCCCACGCAGGGTGCGCCGGGCGCGAATGCGGGTGCCGGTCAGGGCGCTGCGTGACATTTGTGAACCTCCAAAAGCGCTTTTTACAGGTTTTGACAGCCCTGTGAAGGCTGCACGCGCGCCCAGCTTCGCCCCGGCCCAAAAACGCCGCTTCACACCACCGGCCTTAGCCAGTATAAGCCGCGGCCAAACACCGGGCGTAAATCGCCTGCCCTTCGCCACGCATAGAGGTATTCATGTCCCGCAACGACGCAGATGTCGCCTTCATTAAAGCCCTCGCAGAATTGCTGAACGCGAACGACCTGACAGAGGTGAACGTCAAGCGCGAATATGGCGAGAATGACAGCCTGAACGTGCGCGTGTCCAAGCAGATGATGCAGGCCGCACCGGCCCAAGCCGCGCCGGTTACCCAAGCAACCCTGCCCGCCCCCGCGCCGCAGGCCGCCGAAGAACCCAGCCCCAGCGGCAACCCGGCCGATCATCCCGGCGCGGTCACCTCGCCCATGGTGGGCACGATCTACCTTGCCCCCGAACCGGGTGCGTCGAATTTCGTCAGCGTGGGCGCGCAGGTTGCCGAAGGCGACACGTTGCTGATTATCGAAGCGATGAAGACCATGAACCACATTCCCGCCCCGCGCGCGGGTGTGGTCAAGCGCATTCTGGTGGGTGACGCATCGCCCGTCGAATTCGGCGCGCCACTGATGATTATCGAATAATCGGGGTGGGCATGTTCAAGAAAATCCTGATCGCCAATCGCGGGGAAATCGCGCTTCGCGTGATCCGCGCCTGCCGCGAAATGGGCATTGCCTCTGTCGCGGTGCATTCCACCGCTGACGCCAATGCAATGCATGTGCGCATGGCGGATGAGGCGATCTGCATCGGCCCGCCCTCGTCCACGCATAGTTATCTGTCCGTCCCGTCGATCATTTCCGCCTGCGAGATTTCGGGTGCGGAAGCGATCCACCCGGGTTATGGCTTTCTGTCGGAAAACGCCGAATTCGTGCAAGTGGTCGAAGATCACGGCATCGCCTTTATCGGCCCGTCTGCGGAACATATCCGGATGATGGGCGACAAGATCACCGCCAAGGACACGATGAAAGCACTTGGCGTGCCTTGCGTGCCCGGTTCTGATGGTGGGGTCGCGCATTTGCAAACCGCGCAATCGGTGGCAGAGGGCATCGGCTACCCGGTTATCATCAAGGCGACGGCGGGCGGCGGCGGGCGCGGCATGAAGCTGGCGCGCAACGCGGGCGAGTTGGAAACCGCCTTTCGCACCGCGCGGGCCGAAGCCAAGGCTGCCTTTGGCAATGACGAAGTGTATATCGAAAAATACCTCGGCCAGCCGCGTCATATCGAAGTGCAGGTTTTCGGTGACGGGCGCGGCAACGCCGTCCATTTGGGCGAGCGCGACTGTTCGCTGCAACGGCGCCACCAAAAGGTGCTGGAAGAAGCGCCCGGCCCCGCGATTGACACCGAAACCCGCGCGCGCATTGGCGAAACCTGCGCCAAGGCCGTGGCCGATATCGGCTATCGCGGTGCCGGCACCATCGAATTCCTGTATGAAAACGGCGAGTTCTTTTTCATCGAAATGAACACCCGGCTTCAGGTCGAACACCCTGTCACAGAGGCCATTTTCGGTGTGGACCTTGTGCGCGAACAGATCCGCGTGGCCGCAGGCCTGCCCTTGTCGATCACGCAAGAGGATTTGCAGGTCAATGGCCATGCCATCGAAGTGCGCATCAATGCTGAGAAACTGCCGAATTTCACCCCCTGCCCCGGCCGCGTGAACACCTATCATGCGCCGGGTGGCTTGGGGGTGCGCATGGATAGCGCGCTTTATTCTGGATACACGATCCCGCCCTATTACGACAGCCTGATCGCCAAACTGATCGTGCATGGCCGCGACCGGCCCGAAGCGCTGGCACGCCTGCACCGCGCATTGGGAGAGTTGATTATCGACGGTGTCGATACCTCTGTGCCGCTATTCCACGCGCTGCTGAACGAACCGGCGGTGCTGACCGGCGATTACAACATTCACTGGCTGGAAAAATTCCTCGAAGCGCCCGCGCCGGAATAACGCTTATATATGGGTCCGCGCCCAGCGCGTCAGCAAATCTTGCTGCATCCTGCGCGCGGTGCGCGCCCAGTCGGCGGTGCCTGCGGGGCGGTCCAGCCCGCTGCCCAGCACTTGCGCACGGCGGGACAGATCGGACGAGCAGACCGCGAAGGCCATCTCGCGCCCGGAATTGCTGCGCATATACCCTGCCAGTGCCGAAACGAAATAGAGCGTGCCGGTCTTGGCGCGCACCTCGAACGGTTGCCCGGGCAGTGGCCGCCCATTGCCATCGCGGACCGGGTGTTCGCGCAGCAAGGGCCGGATCTGCCCGTCCTGCGCCGCGCGGTAGAACATATTGGCCAGATCGGCCATAGACACGCGCGACGCGGCCCCAAGCCCGGAATGGTCCACCATGCTTAGGCTGGACATGCCAAAGCGTTGGCGCGCCCAGTCACTCATCGCGCGGCCAGAGGCCGACAGGCTGGTCGGCATGGTGCCGCGGGCCACAGTTGCGCGCAGGCCCACCGCCTCTGCGGTCAGATTGGTGGAAAACCGCAGCATTGCGCGCAACACGTCTGCCAAGGTGTCGGAACGATGCTCCGCCAATATCTGGCCCTGCGGGGGCACACCTGCGCGCTGAGGGGCTGGCAAGGCCAAACCCTGCACCGCCGCCAGCGCCTGAAACGCCTCTCCTGCGTAAATATCGGGCTGGCGCACCGGCAACCAGCGCGACCCGCTATTGCCCAAAGCACCACGCGCCACTGACCATTCCTCAAGCCCTCGGGCCATCTGGAAAGTGTAGACAGGGCTGGCCCGGTTGGCGATCTGCATCCGGGCCAAGCGCACTTCCGGGCGGAACCGTTCCGACCGCGCATCCATCGTCACGCGGTAGTCGTCTGCCTGCCGCGCCCATTCGAAATGCACGCGGTTAAAATTCAGGTTCAACCCGCCAACCGACGGGTTGTAGCCCGCTTGCGGGGCTTGGTCGTCGGCAATTTGCTCTATCGCGGGCAGGGCACCGCCCCAGACAAGAAAGCGCCCCTCGACCCGGCGCAACCCGCCCTGAACCAGACGCGCGGCAAGCCTCGCCAATGCGTCGGTATCCAGCGTCGGATCGCCCCCGCCGACAAGCACCAGATCGCCGCGCAACACGCCATCCTTCACCGGACCGGTTGCCTGCACGCGGGTCGAAAAGCGATACCCCGCGCCCAGATGCTCCAGCGCGTAAAGCGCGGTGATGGTCTTGCCCACGCTGGCCGGGGGTAAGCGCGTATTGGCGCCCCGCCCTTCCAGCAGCGTGCCGCGCGAGATGTCCAGCAGCGTATAGGCAATATCACCCCCAAGCCCTGCACGGCGGACAATGCCATCCGCCGATTGGCCGGGCTTGGGGGGTGGGATCAGCGAGCGTTCCGGCGCATGAGCACAGGCGGGCAGCGCCAACGACACTCCGGCCCCCGCCAAGGCCGTCAGAAGGTCGCGCCGCTGAAACCTCATGTCACCATCGCCCCGCACTCAAACAGAACCTAAAATCGGCAAAGTTTTGCCAATACTGTTTTAACCCTGATTCGCAATTTCCGAGAAGGGGCTTGACAGGTCACGATCGCGAAACACAGCGTTTCAGCTATGCGGCCAGCGCCCCTTAGCGCGCAATTCCGAAGATGAGATCGCCCGCATCGGGATGGTCACAAAGCACCAAGCCGGCGGCGCCATATGCGCCAGCCCCGCAGCTTGCGCCTTTGGCACGCGATGCCCGCGCAAGGCCCGCGCCGCGACAGAGCCAAGCGCGGCCTGTTGCGCGCCGGGCCGGGCGATGACGGCAATGGGCACGCGCGCTGCGATGCTGCGCCAGTTGTCCCAACGGTGGAAACTGGCCAGATTGTCCGCACCCATGATCCAGACAAAACGCAGGCGCGGAAGCTGAGCTTGCAAAGCCGCCAGCGTATCGCAGGTCTTGCGGGTGCCAAGCGTGGCCTCGACCCCGGTAATGGTCACGCGCGGGTCATCGACGAGCTGGGCGGCATGATCCATGCGCGCAGAAAGCGACGCGGGCGCATTGGGTTTCAGCGGGTTGCCCGGTGTGACCAGCCACCACAGGCGATCCAGCCCAAGCGCGCGCAGGGCATGATGCGTGACATGCACATGACCGTCATGCGCCGGATCGAAAGAGCCGCCGAACAGACCCACGCTGGCCCCGTCCGGTGCAGTCGGCAACAGATAGCGCGGCAGAACCGGCACAGGCATCATTCCTTGTGTCATGCAGCAAGCATGGCGTCCGACCTACAGGCTGAGCGCGGTGGTGACAAGCGGCTGAACGATGTGGCGGATGTCTGGGGGAATGGTACCGCCTCCCCGGCTTGAACGGGGGACCTCTGGATCCACAATCCAGCGCTCTAACCAACTGAGCTAAGGCGGCCTCGGGTGGTCAGATACCGCCCTGCGCGGGCGAATGCAAGAGGGGCCACGCTTGAAAATGTGTCGCGCGCAGCGTATCGCAAACTCTGGATTTGCGGCATGGAAAGGGCAGCCACATGGGTATCAACTCGGAAACCGAGATCGAAGCGGATTTGCAGATCGGTCCAACCGATAGCGGTATGGTCCGCATCTACGTCGCCGGAAACGGTGTTGACCTGCCGATGGATTTCGACCCTGACGAGGCCGAGGAAATCGCCGAAGAACTGCGCGTGGCCGCCCAAGCCGCCCGCGGGCTGGGCGGCGGCCCAAAGGGGCGCAAAGGATAAACGGCGATCCGCGTCAGATCAGCATGATCCGCGCGACACCGGTTTCCGGCTGGTAGTTGCAACGCACCTCCAGCCGGGTGTCGCTGCGCGCCACCTGCAACATGACATCGCGTTCG
This genomic window from Roseibaca calidilacus contains:
- a CDS encoding response regulator transcription factor, giving the protein MVQKRVLVIEDEPNISDAIRFILTRNGWQVEVEAGGTAALARLRADPPDALILDLMLPDMDGFEVLRHLRAAAHTRDLPVLMLTAKGQSADRDLAARLGVTCFMTKPFANSEVVAALQDIIGP
- a CDS encoding helix-turn-helix domain-containing protein gives rise to the protein MSRSALTGTRIRARRTLRGIRQTDLAREVGVSPSYLNLIEHNRRKVSAPLLSALAQALGVSSDALVEDSDTQLVEGARAAALRSDTELGELERIDDLIGRFPGWAKVLADTHARVEGLERVVEQLSDRMTHDPYLADALHEIISAVTSVQSTAAILNDDEALAPEWQDRFHRNILTDSGRLAEGAVALVNYIDNAKTGETGIASPQEEVEAWLAREGYHPPLIEGSTLDGAEAYLSGQIELASGASRQLAMAWLVQMQADAQAVPRAALHTALGTHGVAPDLLAAEFGCGLDVVLRRLAHLPPDLARAHDVPPLGLAICDMSGTLLFRRPVEGFPYPRFSGGCPLWPLYQALRQPHVPLRARLLTAGRTGRRFTAFAVACVHGLTRMDLPPVLRATMLLVPEADQADGASVLAVGASCRTCPQLDCAARREPSILATGG
- a CDS encoding nicotinate-nucleotide adenylyltransferase, producing the protein MPVPVLPRYLLPTAPDGASVGLFGGSFDPAHDGHVHVTHHALRALGLDRLWWLVTPGNPLKPNAPASLSARMDHAAQLVDDPRVTITGVEATLGTRKTCDTLAALQAQLPRLRFVWIMGADNLASFHRWDNWRSIAARVPIAVIARPGAQQAALGSVAARALRGHRVPKAQAAGLAHMAPPAWCFVTIPMRAISSSELRAKGRWPHS
- the accB gene encoding acetyl-CoA carboxylase biotin carboxyl carrier protein, with protein sequence MSRNDADVAFIKALAELLNANDLTEVNVKREYGENDSLNVRVSKQMMQAAPAQAAPVTQATLPAPAPQAAEEPSPSGNPADHPGAVTSPMVGTIYLAPEPGASNFVSVGAQVAEGDTLLIIEAMKTMNHIPAPRAGVVKRILVGDASPVEFGAPLMIIE
- the dacB gene encoding D-alanyl-D-alanine carboxypeptidase/D-alanyl-D-alanine endopeptidase translates to MRFQRRDLLTALAGAGVSLALPACAHAPERSLIPPPKPGQSADGIVRRAGLGGDIAYTLLDISRGTLLEGRGANTRLPPASVGKTITALYALEHLGAGYRFSTRVQATGPVKDGVLRGDLVLVGGGDPTLDTDALARLAARLVQGGLRRVEGRFLVWGGALPAIEQIADDQAPQAGYNPSVGGLNLNFNRVHFEWARQADDYRVTMDARSERFRPEVRLARMQIANRASPVYTFQMARGLEEWSVARGALGNSGSRWLPVRQPDIYAGEAFQALAAVQGLALPAPQRAGVPPQGQILAEHRSDTLADVLRAMLRFSTNLTAEAVGLRATVARGTMPTSLSASGRAMSDWARQRFGMSSLSMVDHSGLGAASRVSMADLANMFYRAAQDGQIRPLLREHPVRDGNGRPLPGQPFEVRAKTGTLYFVSALAGYMRSNSGREMAFAVCSSDLSRRAQVLGSGLDRPAGTADWARTARRMQQDLLTRWARTHI
- a CDS encoding DUF6324 family protein; translation: MGINSETEIEADLQIGPTDSGMVRIYVAGNGVDLPMDFDPDEAEEIAEELRVAAQAARGLGGGPKGRKG
- the accC gene encoding acetyl-CoA carboxylase biotin carboxylase subunit, coding for MFKKILIANRGEIALRVIRACREMGIASVAVHSTADANAMHVRMADEAICIGPPSSTHSYLSVPSIISACEISGAEAIHPGYGFLSENAEFVQVVEDHGIAFIGPSAEHIRMMGDKITAKDTMKALGVPCVPGSDGGVAHLQTAQSVAEGIGYPVIIKATAGGGGRGMKLARNAGELETAFRTARAEAKAAFGNDEVYIEKYLGQPRHIEVQVFGDGRGNAVHLGERDCSLQRRHQKVLEEAPGPAIDTETRARIGETCAKAVADIGYRGAGTIEFLYENGEFFFIEMNTRLQVEHPVTEAIFGVDLVREQIRVAAGLPLSITQEDLQVNGHAIEVRINAEKLPNFTPCPGRVNTYHAPGGLGVRMDSALYSGYTIPPYYDSLIAKLIVHGRDRPEALARLHRALGELIIDGVDTSVPLFHALLNEPAVLTGDYNIHWLEKFLEAPAPE